From the Lemur catta isolate mLemCat1 chromosome 1, mLemCat1.pri, whole genome shotgun sequence genome, the window TTCTTCCAAGGTAGGCCCTGGGTTTATTCAGAGCACCAGCTCTTGGGGTGCCTGCACGGCAGAGGTGGGGACTCAAATGGGAGCCAGATGTGCGGATGCCGACTGTGCGAGGGGCTTCAGTGCCGTGGCCCACAGAGCAGCGTCGGGGCAGAGAGAGGACGGGGCAGGCCAGGGGAGGGTGTGCAGAGGTCCCTAGACCCGGCCTGGGTCTGGAGTGCTTAGGGGGCTACTTCTGGTGGGGTGtggaggcctggggtgggagcaggtgggTGTGCACAGGGAACAGCCAGAAGGCCAGTGGGGCTgggaaatgaaggagagaaagtAGGGAGAGAGAGCCAGGGACATGGGGGCCGGTGGAGGGTTCTGGAAGGCCACTCTGCTGCTGTGCTGGGAATGCTCTGGGTACCGGGAAACCCCTGGGAGACCAGGGAGGGGTGCTGGGTGATCTGGGCAGTGATGAGGGGCAGCGGGCGAGGGAGTCAGTGAGAAGTTGAGAGTCTGGGGTGATTCCAGGATGCCTGATTCCCTGGGTGCAGGTGGTGGCCCCTGCTGAGGTGAGTGAGGCCTGGGAGGCAGTTGGGGGCTGCTCCTTGTGTGACAGGTGCCACTGGAGGCCTCTTTTAAATATCCAGGTGGGGGCTGTGTGTGGACACTCTGGTGGAGGCGTCGGCCACCCGGGGTGGCTCGTCATGGCGTGGGAGGCGTGTCTCACTCCGCCGGGACGTGGCCACGCAGCAGCATGGGAGGGAGGGCGTGTGGGCAGAGAAAGGCAAGACTGGGCTTGTTCCAGAATGTTTAGAGCAGGGTGGGCAAATTGTGGCCCGTGGGCTAAAGCCACCTTGGCTTTGTATGGTTggtgatttttacatttttcaaaagattacatttaaaagttttttttaaaattgtgataatagTCACATAACAGAAAATTCAACATCATAATttgagtggtttttagtatatgcataacactgtgcaaacatcacccctaattctagaacatttccatcactccaagaTCAAGTCTGGTACCTCCTAATTCTCCCTtcaccccagtccctggcaaccacccgtCTGCTTCCTGTCTGTGTGGATTTGTCTGTTCTGGACGTTTTGTATCAGTGGGAACCACACTgcgtggccttttgtgtctggcctctctGACTCAGCACCGTGTTTTTGGGGTTGATCCacgttgtagcaggtgtcagagctGCATTCCTCTTTGTGGCTGAGtgatattccactgtgtggatggaccacattctgtttctttccatcTACTGGTGGATGATTGGGTTCTTTCTACCTTGTTGGCTACTGTGAGCAGTGCTGCTGTGAAGATTCATGTAGAAGGATTTGTCTGAGCACCTGTTTTCATCCTGTTGGTTGTACACCTCGGCGCAGATCTgttggatccaatggtagttctgtGTTAAATTTGTTGAGGCAACTGCCAGAATTTCCACAGCGATTGCACCGTCACTCTCCGTCCTTTTTTGGCAAGCCTGCTCTAGAGGGTGGTTCTCCATCTTGTCGCAGGGGCTCACTTCAGGGCATCTTAGGGGACCTTTGGGGGCCTGAAAACACGTCCTGAGAGTGGAGGGGGGCTCCCAGTGGGCCCAcagccttccctcccaccctctcagcCAGCTCCTTCCACCGCCAAACCTGTGCACCACGAAGGAACACAAACGCAGGCCACTTGAGCTTGAGCAGATGGAACTGGCAGGAGTGTCCTCAGGGTCTCCTAGAACAAATCCCCCCGTGGAGGAGAAATGGTGTTTAGCGTTGCGGCTGCTCTGCATCTTGTGTGTCTCTGCTTGCCTGGGCTCAGGCTTTCTGGATTTGTCTCTGTAGCTACTGTTCTGGGCAGAATTATTAATACGTCCCCTGCCAAAGTacctatgttgaagccctaacccccagtaccccgggaatgtgactgtgtttggacagggtctttaaagaggtcatCAAGGTGAAATGAGGccatcagggtgggccctaatcccatcCGCGTGGCGTCCTTACCAGAAGAGGAGGTTGGGACACACACCAGAGACGCTCATGCACAGAGAGACGACCGTGGGAGGACACGGCgagaaggcggccatctgcaagccaaggagagaggcctcagaagaccccaaacctgccagcaccttgatcttggactctcagcctccagaactgtgagaaaaattaatttctgttgtgtgagccacccagtttgggggactttgttatggcagcctgagctgactcaTGACACCCACCCGGATGACGGTGCCCGACACACTGACTGCAGCACAGCCTCGGTGTGGCCCAGCAGCGATGTCTGTTACAGCAATAGGTCTGCAGCTGTGGGCAGCAGCGCATCCGGCCTTGCCTGTCCCGGCAGATTCTTCGGGTCAGTGACTGGGGCTAGGTGCGATGTTGGGCAACAGAAACGGGAGAGAAATCCATTTGTTCTCTCATCCATTCACCTGAGCACCCCCTACAGGGAAACCTGCCTGCACCgttctgggcactggggacacagcactGGGTGAGATGaaatccctgccctcgtggagttCGCCACCTAGTCAGGGTGGACAGACAATAAAACAAGTAAGTTATGTTACACGTGGGGCGGTGACAGATGCCATGGAGAAAAGTGCAGGAATGCTGGGAGACAGGGTCATTTTACTTTGGTGCAAGATGGTTCTAgaagcctcactgagaaggtgttGCATAAGCCAAGACCTGGAGCCGAGCTGGAGGGACCCTGACCTGCTCAAGAGTGTGCCCCTGTGAGCTGGGGACGTGGAGCATAATTCTGGTTTAGCAATAAACAGAACGTCACCTCCTTTGGGGGGTGGTCCTGTCCCACCACGAATTAGGATTCTGTGTGCATAGGAGAGAGACATGcttgttttctagttttactTGTATCGGCAGAACAGTGCATAAATAGAGGACATGCTTGGTGGACAGTCTTTTCTCTCAGTTGACTGTTGCACCTTGTTCTGATTGGCCTGGCCTTGGCACCAAAAGTCCCATGTCCTGGGAATCCCTGAAACCCCCAGCTGCCTGAACGGTGGGCCCCATTTTGTACATCCTGACCTCCCCATCGCTGCTGACAGCAGGTGTTTCCCACCTGGAAACAGTCTTGCTGAAACGGGATCACAGAAGGTATGGGGAGACTCCTTTTACACACAGCCTGACACTTGGCTCTGCAAAGGATTAAACATCCACTTTTTGTAAATTTCTCCTGAAtgctcatttttcaaaatgtaaagagCTCTTTAAACTCCTGTATTCTTGGGGTAAATTGGGAAGGATCGGGTGGAGGTGAGTCAATGAGACTGACTCGGGAACTCGCAGACGCTGGGATGCCAAGGAAGGCTCTGTTGGCATGTGCTGGGCTGcccccctccctccaggcccccagAGAAACCTTTCTCTGCATCTAGTAAAAGCTGGCTCCACGCTGGATTTTGTCTGCTCTTGTACAGACAGCGGCTGGGCCTGGTGTTTTTCACAATCTGTTCCCAGCATCAGCTCATTGTCACATTGTTGTCAGGAAAATTCACACAACCACAGTGACTGTGCAGAGGACTTCAAGCAACAGATGCCATATAAGGAAGACAAACCCCAGGTGCCCTTGGAGTCGGATTCCGTGGAATTCAACAACGCCATCAGCTACGTGAATAAGATCAAGACCCGCTTCCTGGACCACCCGGAAATCTACAGGTCCTTCCTGGAGATACTGCACACGTACCAGGTAAGAGGACTCAGGTCACACTTCTTTGTGGGTTTCTGTGGCATCATCCAGTGTCAGATTTTCTTGTCTGAATTCATGAAATCCTGTAAAATTCTGATTTGTGGTGgtttggtttttgctttgttttttggcgttgattttttttttactctagtgaaatatacacaaaatttacCCGTTTACCCATGTCTGAGTGTACAGTTTGGTGGCATTAAATAAGCACATGAACGTTGTTGTGAGTGTACCGTCACAGCCATCCCTTCTCCAGAGCTCGTCATCTCGTCAGgctgaaactctgtccccgttGCACGCtcactcccctcctgcctcctcccagaccCACACccccattctgctttctgtctctctgaatttaACATCTCTGGGGACCTGTTATacatggaatcacacagtatttgtccttttgcgACTGGCGTGTTTCACGTAGCaggatgtcctcaaggttcagcTGTGTGGCAGCGTGTGGCAGCATGTCCTTCCTTTGTAAGGCTGAACACGATTCCGCTTTACGGATGCACCACGTTGTGTTCATCCACCCGTCTGTCGGTGGACACTGGGCTGCGTCTGCCCCTTGGCTGCCCTGGATGACGTTGCTGTGAACACAAGCCCTGCTGGAGTTCTGCTCAGTTCTAATTCTAGCTTGTCCCTTTGTGCACCTCCGCACCCAGGAACTGCTAGGAAACGTGCATTAGGGGAGTTTAAAAAGAACCTAAGAATACAGTTGTCTTTTTGTAAGACGACTTTGTTACTGTTTAGATGATACGACTGCCCTTTAGTTTTGCTCATCGCAACTGGACCTGGTGCCAGGGCCGAGGTGACGGAGACAAATGGTTGCTGGTGCTTAGTTGTTCAGTCCAGTGGCAGGAGGAGCCTCAGGTGGGAGAGAAGTgggtcaggggtcagggaggGGACTGTCGGGTTGAATCTTGACAAATTGTCAGACCATCAGGTGGATAAGCACGGAGGAAAGGTGAACTCCCTCAGTGTcaggaacagcctgtgcaaaggtcCAGGGGCCAGGGCAGACAGCTGGTGTCAGGGCAGCCTGCAGGGGAGTTGGGAAACGCAGGCAGGCTGGTGGGGAGGAACGTCTGTGTCTTGTACGAGGCTCAGATGTCCTCCTCACCTACACGTGGCGTTTCCCAtgctgcttttttctcttttcttttttttttttgagataaggtctcactccattgctcaggctggagtgcagtggtatcagcaaagctcactgcaacctcaaactcctgggctcaaatgaccctcctccctcagcctcccaagtagttgggactacaggcacgcaccaccacacctggttaatttttctgtttttttatacagatggggtcttgctcttgctcaaactggtctcaaattcctggcttcaaggaatcttcccgcttcagcctcccaaagtgctaggattataggcgtgagccactgtacctggcctacacttttaattttttttttttttttttgaggcagagtctcactctgtggccctggctagagtgccgtggcatcatcatagctcacagcaacctcaaactcctgggctcaagcgatcctcctgcctcagcttcctgagtagctgggactacaggcatgcgccaccatgcccggctaattttttctatatatatttttagttggccagataatttctttctatttttagtagagatggggtctcactcttgctgaggctggtctcgaactcctgacctcgagcgatccacccgcctcggcctcccagagtgctaggattacaggcgtgagccactgtacctggcctacacttttaatttttaagcagcAGAacccacttttaaaaatgaaatttggccaggcgcagtggctcacgcctgtaatcccagcactttgggaagctgaggtgggaggatcacttgagcccaggagtctgaggttgcagtgagctatgaagacaccaccacactccagcctgggcaacagagtaagaccttatctcaaaaaaagaaaaagaaaaaaaaaaaaaaggaaatctgtaCAGCTTTAATATGTCAAGTAAAGAAGTAGGATTCTTTTTAGCGTAAATGCTTAGAGAACACTTAAGACCAGACTGATGGCATTTGCTCCCTGTACACTCAGGCTGTTTTGGGGGACTATTTGCCGTCTGCAGTGTGGGTGTCACATGCAGGCCCTGTTGGCCTCAGTGTCTGGCGTCTTTGGGGTGCTGGTACAGCCTCAAAACTCTTGCTTCATGCAGACGAGTGGTGGCAGGTGGTACCTGTGAGCATTGGATCTGGGTGGAGGGATGACGCTTGTGACTGTGGAGTGTGCGGATCCCTCCCAGGCTTCACGGGGTCCTCACATTTAGGGCCAGGAGGATCGGCAGAGCTGTGCAGTGGCTCCGTTCTGGGGAAGGGGAAGCCCAGGGGAGTTAGACTTATTTATCCAGGGTCACACAACACGGACAGTGTGCTGCTGTAATGCTAGTTTTGCACACGCAAATCTGTTTGAACACGCTACACGTACTGGACAACAATCTGAGCATGATACAAATTTTGTGTTCATGTCATGCACTATTTCAGAGAGAGCACCGGGGGACGGGACAGCGCAGTGTCCCCAACCCAAACCGCTGGTAGTTGGTTGAACGTGCAGATGGCTGGGCCTCCACACATGGGGTTGCCATTCATCAGGGCCACCtggcatctgcattttaaacaagcccCTCGGCCACTCCAACTTCAGGTTGTCCATCTCTTGAAGAGAAGTGAGAAATCTGAATTGTTGAATTATCCTGATGTTAGAACATTGGTTCAGAGTTTTCTGAGATACCATTACAGCCAAACCAAGAGGCTCTAGGGTCCATTTGATCGCACGTAActatttttctgtctccatgggGCCTCCCCTCAGACCTTCCCTCTGCCACCTGCTCCGTTGGGGCCCTTTtcttcacctccctgagccttgggGTTCTTGTCCATAAAATGGCCATAAAGCTGGTGGTGCCAAGTGACCCCGGGTTTAATGAAGTTAACTGAGGCAGCCGATTCGAGCACACGGCCTGCCTCAAGTCAGCCCTGGGCAGCTGCCACCCGTTATACAACCTTGTGCATATGTCCTGCGTGTGATCAGATGAACACAGTCCTGCCCTAACGCAGCTGCATCCCCCAAAATGACCTTCTGCAAAATCTCAGTTGAACCACAGGGCTCGTGGGAAGACAGTGTGAGAGCACAGCACCCAGAAACTTCCCCAGCGATACCTGAAAAATACAGGTACCTGCTCAAAACGGTGGCGCTGTCGTATGCATGTTAAATGGCTAAGAGTGACATGAATACTACAGCAAATACAGTACTGATCTTGGAAAAGCCCGGAGGTTCACTGTGGCTGTGGGTGTGGGGAGGTGGCAGCCTGTGAGTTACTGAGAAGGGCTGGCGGGAGGTTGTCTGAAATCAGATGGGGCATTGTACCCCCAGACCGGGACAAGGGTGGCTCCGAGCACAACGGGGCCCTGAGGGAGCGAGTAGATGTGGGAGGGGGTGCAGGTGTGGTTTTGTGTGCTCCCACGTGGCTCGGGTCAGCCAGGTGCAGTTCTCTGCGTTCTCTGGTGTTTCTCCTGGCAAAATAGTGCCTAAGCAAACACAAAATTCCCATCGTGCTCATACTGGTCCCCAGCACGAGTATTGTGTTCAGACAGATTTTTGTGTTCAACAAGTGTTGTGGGAGGACTGACTGTCTCTGCAGGATGAATTCCCAGAAAGCGCGTTCCTGCGTTGAGGTCTGCTACGGTAGCAGAGGTCGCCAAACTTGTCTCTAAAAGGCCGCACCGATTTTCCTTTCTGCCTCCGTGTTTGAGAGCTGCTGTTCCCGCATCCTCATGGAAAATCCCCAGCCCTTTCCATCTGTGTCAGGCTGGTGAGCAAAAGGTGGCTGTAGCCCTGTTTTGAATTGTGTTTCTTTAAACGTCCGTCAATTTGGCCATTGTTTCATCTGTACACAGGTCATTTCTGCTTACTCTCTGAACGAAGGggcctttgctcatttttttatttggctTTCAAGTATACCAGTGACTTTTTGGAAGGATGGTTGTTGGGATTTCCCCCTCCTGTACGGGGGCTACAGGGCCAGGATTTAAAGCTCGCTTCCCTTCCCGAAGGCTGCAGCCACCCGGTGGGGAGGAGCCGCCAGCAAGTGACTCATCCCTCGCTGCACCCGTGGGGTGGGAATATTGAAAGCTGGGTCATGCACTCTGCAGGGCCCCGGCACCGCTGCCTCTTGCACCATGACATACATTCTTGCATAGAAAGTTGACAGGGACGTACTTTTAACAGCCACCTTCAGTTGTGCTGGCCAGTTCCTGCCCTCCAACCTGGGTCCCCTTTGGTCCTCTTGTTGCTTTAAGCTCCTGATCAGATTGTTTGCCTTCGGTCTTTGACCCCGGGCCAGCAGGTCCCTGGGCCTGGAAGTCCCTTCCCTTTGTTCTTTACCCCTTATCTCCCCTTCAGGGCCCAGGGCTAGGTCCTGCGTTCCCCCTTGCCCTTGGGAGGGCCTGGGGTTGCCCGTGACCTTGCACTTCCTCAGCCTGCCCCTGATTCCAGCCAGCAACCCCGACCCCGTCCCGCTCCCTTTGCTCGTGGATACTTCTCGGTGCCCTTCATTGTGTCCCCACCACACTCCTGGCACAGGCCTTGTCCCCAGCCCGGGGCTGAGGATGTGCCGGGCAGTGGGATCCGCAAGCGAAGCAGGCACACAGGATGTCGTGGGCACCGCCAACAGGTTCTGCTCCTAGGGTCGTCCCTCTGTCTCCACGGTGGGGTGCCTGAATGTCCCAGCCCGGGGTGCCTCCTTCCTTGCCTAACGACCTGTTTCCCCTTTTCCAAAATCTGGCAGAAGGAGCAGCTGAACACGAAGGGCCGGCCGTTCCGAGGCATGTCTGAAGAGGAGGTGTTCACCGAGGTGGCCAACCTCTTCCGGGGCCAGGAGGACCTGCTCTCGGAGTTTGGACAGTTCCTTCCTGAAGCCAAGCGGTCCCTGGTGAGTACAGAGAGCCCCAGCCCAGCGGGGGGCCTCAGCGAGGAGGAACGGCCCCAGCCAgctcagcccagggccaggcaggcccGTCCACCCCCCAAGACACGCCCAGGGTCCCCCGGAAGCTACAAAGGGTGCGGCAGGCATCTAGGGGCCCCTCAACATAGGCTGAACCTGCACAGCAAGCCGGTAACTGATGCTCAGAAGCGCTTCTCCGTGCAGACAGTACCTGAGTCTTGAGGGCTGGTTTGGAAGGCGGAGCCTGTCTTCCCACGGAGACGATGGGACCCGGTTGCTGGGACCCCAATTGCTGGGACCCTGAATGTTCTGCCCCCTGGGCCTGCCCTTGGAGCTGTCACCCAGGGCAAAGGAGCCACCACCTCACCTGTGACCCTGCGGGAAGGTGCAGGAGGGGTCAGAGCCTCCATCTCTGGCTCTGTTGAGCAGGGCTTGGCCTTGGGGCTCCAGGTTGGATCTCAAGAGCCTGGGCGGGTGTGGGGCGCGGCCTGAGGCTGGGCAGTGGCTGTGGGGGTAGAAGCAGCGGTGGTGAGGAGGGGCCCTGCGTGGGGAGGTTCAGGGCTTGGACTGCACGTCAGCCCTTCTCCCTCAGCTGTGGCCTGAGCCTCGCCTCggctgctgttttgtttttttttccctctgaacaTATGACTTTTTAGAAAATTGAGGTGAACTTTATGTAAcaaaaaattcaccattttaaagcaaacaatCCAGTGGCATTTAGTGCGTTCATAATGTTGTACAAGCTTCGTCACTATCTAGTTCtagaacattccatcaccccaaaaggacaCCCCATCCCCATTAacagtcactcctcattccctctcccccagcccctggcagtcACTAATCTGCCTCCtgtctgtggatttgcctgttctggacatttcacatcaGTGGAGTCACACGCTGtgtggcctttgtgtctggcttctctcactgagCTTGTTTTCAAGGTTCGTTCCTTTTTATGATCAGATGCTCCCGTGGGTGGGTACagcatgttttatttatccagtccctttatctgttgatggacgtttgtgCGTTTCTGCATTTTGGCTGTGGGGAATGGTGCTGTGAACATTCGTGTACAAGGATTTGTTTGAACCCCTGTTCTCACTTCTCTTGGTTTATACCCAGCAGAGGCATTGCGGGTCATACACTAATTCTGTGCTGaactttttgaagaacctctaaactgttttccacagtggctgcaccattttacattcccaccagcaatgtgctGGGGTCTGCATTCTGGCCAGTGCTTACTTTCtagttttctctctctgtgtgtgtgtgtgtgtgtgtgtgtgtgtgtgtgtgtgtgtgtgtgtgtgtgtgtgtgtgtgtgtgtgtgtgtgtgtgtgtgtgtgtgtgtgtgtgtgttttacagcCGTCATAATCAGTGTGTCGTTAGATCGCACCGTGggtttgatttgcacttccctgttGAACATCCTTTCTGGcaatgtatcttctttggagaagtgtctgTTAAAtcctttgctaattttttaatttgtttttcttgttgttgagttataggagttctttgtgtattctgagatgagacccttatcagatatcatttgcaaatattctcttccgttctgtaggttgtcttacTTTCTTGTTagtatcctttgatgcacaaaagtttttaattttgtttttgttttttttttttttgagacagagtctcactttcttgcccgggctagagtgagtgccgtggcatcagcctagctcacagcaacctcagactcctgggcttaagcgatcctactgcctcagcctcccgagtagctgggactacaggcatgaaccaccatgcccggctaatttttttttttttgtatatatatttttagatggccagataatttctttctatttttagtagagacagggtctcactcttgctcaggctggtctcgaactcctgacctcgagcgatccacccgcctcggcctcccagagctaggattacaggcgtgagccaccgcgcctggccaagtttttaattttgaagaagtccaatttatctatttttttatgttgctCATGTTTTTAATGTGAAATCTAAGAAATTATTGCTAAGTCACGGTCATGAAGGTTtacccttgtgtgttttcttctaatagttttatagctGTAGTTCTTATATTTGGGTCATTGAcccattttgggttaatttttgtatttggtgtgaggtaggggtctaAATTCATTCTTCTGCAAATGGGGATCCAGCTGTCCTGGCAGTATTtgttgaaaaactattttttccccttttgaatGATCTTGGCACCGTTGTTGAAAATGCACTGACTATAgttgtatggttttattttagaACTCTCACTTCTAAGCCTTTGGTCTGTGTCTGTTCTTacgccagt encodes:
- the LOC123638873 gene encoding paired amphipathic helix protein Sin3b-like isoform X3: MAHAGGGGGPAGRGLSGARWGRSGSAGHEKLPVHVEDALPYLDQVKIRFGSDPATYNGFLEIMKEFKSQSIDTPGVIRRVSQLFHEHPDLIVGFNAFLPLGYRIDIPKNGKLNIQSPLTSQENSHNHSDCAEDFKQQMPYKEDKPQVPLESDSVEFNNAISYVNKIKTRFLDHPEIYRSFLEILHTYQKEQLNTKGRPFRGMSEEEVFTEVANLFRGQEDLLSEFGQFLPEAKRSLPLAVTNLPPVCGFACSGHFTSVESHAVWPLCLASLTELVFKVRSFL